From the Arthrobacter sp. PM3 genome, one window contains:
- the ppk2 gene encoding polyphosphate kinase 2 — protein sequence MSQGSAPWTPRDQWWVRDNLREAIDHLVELGYSVRGGQGEDPELIDPGGSAVETWREGYPYEERMSREDYELEKYRLQVELLKFQYWGQDRELRNVIVFEGRDAAGKGGTIKRFTEHLNPRSARAVALAKPSDREQGQWYFQRYIQHLPSAGEIVMFDRSWYNRANVERVMGFCSDQDYETFMVQAPLFERMLVDSGIHLTKFWFSVTRHEQRTRFAIRQIDPVRRWKLSPMDLASLDRWEAYTAAKEETFLRTDTDHAPWMTIKSNDKKRGRINAMRFFLNQFDYEDKDTSVVHDADPLIVRRGREAAGD from the coding sequence ATGTCGCAGGGAAGCGCGCCGTGGACGCCACGGGACCAGTGGTGGGTTAGGGACAACCTGCGGGAGGCCATCGACCATCTCGTGGAGCTCGGTTACTCGGTGCGCGGGGGACAGGGCGAGGACCCGGAACTGATCGATCCCGGCGGTTCGGCCGTGGAGACGTGGCGTGAGGGCTATCCCTACGAGGAACGGATGTCCCGCGAGGACTACGAGCTGGAGAAATACCGGCTGCAGGTTGAGCTGCTGAAGTTCCAGTACTGGGGCCAGGACCGGGAACTCCGGAACGTGATCGTTTTCGAGGGTCGGGATGCCGCCGGCAAGGGCGGAACGATCAAACGCTTCACCGAACACTTGAATCCCCGCTCGGCCCGTGCCGTTGCGCTGGCCAAACCCTCCGACCGTGAACAGGGCCAGTGGTATTTCCAGCGCTACATCCAGCACCTGCCCTCGGCAGGGGAGATCGTGATGTTCGATCGCTCCTGGTACAACCGGGCGAATGTCGAGCGGGTCATGGGTTTCTGTTCGGACCAGGACTACGAGACCTTTATGGTTCAGGCGCCGCTCTTCGAGAGGATGCTGGTGGACTCCGGTATCCACCTCACTAAGTTCTGGTTTTCGGTGACCCGCCACGAACAGCGCACCCGCTTCGCCATCCGGCAGATCGACCCCGTGCGGCGCTGGAAGCTCTCGCCGATGGACCTGGCTTCCCTGGATCGGTGGGAGGCGTACACAGCGGCCAAGGAAGAGACGTTTCTGCGCACCGATACGGACCATGCACCATGGATGACTATCAAGTCCAACGACAAGAAGCGGGGGCGAATCAACGCCATGCGCTTCTTCCTCAACCAGTTCGACTACGAGGATAAGGACACCTCGGTGGTCCACGACGCCGACCCGCTCATCGTGCGGCGTGGGCGCGAGGCCGCTGGCGACTGA